Below is a genomic region from Fischerella sp. PCC 9605.
CGTCCTTCTCGACGGGCTAGGTTTGAACCAATACAATGATGAACCCCATGACCAAATGCGAGATGGTTAGCAGTTGTCTGTTGGAAACGTTCAATCTCAAAGCTATCTGCATTACCGTATTGGTTTTCATCTCGGTTAGCAGAGCCATACATTAAAAAGAGCTGAGTGCCTTGGGGTAGTGTAACTCCTGCTATGGAAACCTCTTCGGTAGTAGTGCGAATCATTGCTGGAACAGGAGCATCATATCTCAGTGCCTCTTCTACAGCAGCAGGAATGAGTGACTGGTTTTCACAAATAGCTTGCCACAACTCTGGGCGCTCCAGCAGAAGTTTTATAGTACTGGCAATCAGATGGCTAGTTGTCTTATGTCCAGCTAGTATCAACCCACATAAAACGATGACCTGCTCGTTCATACTCAGGTCAGAGTCCTGGATATTGCTGATTAAGTCGTTTTGAGGAGTCTGGCGTCGTTCTTCGATTAATCCTGCAACGGTGTGCTGCATTGCCACAAAGCTGCGGGCACATTCTAGCTGAGCTTCTGGTGTTAGCTGGGACGATAACAACGCTGTCATATCAAGGCACCACTTCTTGATATTGGGCATTATCTCCAAGGGGACACCATACATGGTGAGGATAACCTCAAGCGGCAGCGGATAAGTAAATTGTGAGACGATATCAGCCTGACCATCTTTGATAAAACTGTCTACCAATCTGTTGGCAATAGCGCGAATCGAATCTTCCAATGCTTGCAGCCGTTCTGGTGCGAACACTTTCACGAAAGGAGCACGCAAGCGTTTGTGCAGATCGCCATCGCTATTAACCAAGTCAGCAACAAAGGGAAAGCCTTGTCTGAGCACTCCAATCACTTCCGGAGTGAAGGTAACAATTGGCTTGAGGTTATCTGCTGAAGAAAATCGTGCCGGATCTTTCAGGACATTTAGGATGTCTTCATAACGTGTGAGCACATAGCCATTTAATATAGGACTGTAAAATATTGGTTCTTCATCTCTAGCACGCTTGAAGAATGAATAGGGGTCATCAAGTTGTGGCTGAACAAAGGGTTGGAACTCCTGTCCGAGGTGGGGACAAGTTTTTTTCTCAGTTGGGATCGAATCTTTTCCAATCATTGTTTCTATTCCTTTCAACTTAATAGGTGTAATTGAAATCAAACTTATGCACCCTCGGAGGAGTAGCCATTTGCGGTTCAGGTTTTACATGAGTACATTTCCTTACTCCTTTCTTTTCCTCAGTCCACCAACACTCCGCCCTTGGTTTCAATTACCCAAGGCAAAAAAGCTAACCCCAACAGGGGAATAAAACCAACCCAAAACAGCGCTTGCACAGCAGTGTTGTATGCATTCGCTCCCCCAGATGCGATCGCACCCACTAAAAATGGACCTGCTGCGGCTATCACACGCCCCGCGTTGTAGCAAAAACCTGAACCAGTGGCGCGCAGTCTCGTAGGAAAAAGCTCTGGTAGGTAGTATGTAAAACTACCGAAAACACCGATCGCGCTTAAACCGATTGTGAAATACAGATACAAGCGAATTTGCGGAGGTAATGGTAGCCCAAAAGTAACCATAATTGATACTGCTGAGAGAATGAAATAAAGGGCAAACATCTTTTTGCGCCCCAAGTATTTCGCAGCAGGAACCGTCAGCAATGTGCCTACCAGACCTCCCCAGTTAAAACTATTTGTGGCTAGGACTTTCCATTCTTCGACTAGTGCTAATGTAGCTTTCGCATCTAAGTTTTGGGCATTGGCAGCTGTGTTAGCTAAACCTGTAGCTACTATTGGGATAAAAGCATTACTACTCCAATTTGTCAATAAAGCAATCAACGCCATTAACAAGCCGCTGATAGTCAAAGGTAGATTTTGGCGGTTGAAGAGTTCGCCGAGTCCAGATGAGCGGTGTTTACTTTTTGCCTTCTCCCAACGTTCTGGTTCTTTGAGAAACACTCGCACCAATAAGGTAACAGCTGCGGGGACAAGACCGCAGAGTAACACGTAGCGCCAAGAGGTTTCCGGGTTGTCGGGAAATAATACCCCGGCGATTTGGTAGTTAACATAGGTCGCCAAAAACAAACCCGCTGGGGAAGCAGTGTATAATATTGCTCCTGCTTCTATACGTGATTTTTCTGGGACTACTTCCGCCACCATTGAAGCCCCAGCCGCCCACTCGCCACCAATCCCGAGACTAGCAACTATCCGACACAGCATCAAAAACCAGATATTGGGAGCAAACGCACAGCAAGCATTTCCAAAAGCATAGAGAAGAATGGCGATCGCCATCGTCTTACTACGCCCAATCCGATCGGCGACTTGCCCAAAAAACACCCCACCAACTGCCCAACCAATCAGAAGAATGGAAGTCAAAAGACCAGTCCAATAAAGAGTTGCCGCCTTAGCCTCTGGTGAACCAATGGTCAAACCCAAAAGTGTCGGAACACAATTTGGGGCAACGTAGTTAAATAGCAAGGCTTCAAACATGGCAAAGCCCCACCCTAGCCACGCTATTAACAATACAGTCCATTGGTAACGACTCAGACGCAACATTTTTTACCGATCCGCACAAAAATTACCGAAAGTTACGATGCTTTTGCCATAGGCTCTTTAAAGGCAACTCGCAGATGCTTGGGCCCGTGGAACACAATGTTGTCTGCCCACTCCACCTTCTCGTCTAGCAAGCGCAGTTCGGGCAAACGATTGAGCAGGACATTCAACGCAATCTGAGCCTCAGCACGTGCCAAGGCAGCACCAAGGCAGAAGTGGATACCGCTACCAAAGCCGCAGTGCTTACAATCCTGGCGCTGGATATCGAGGACATCAGGATTCACAAAACGTGCGGGATCTCGGTTGGCAGAACCGAGTATCAGCCCCACGCTGTCTCCACGGCGGATGAGCTTGTCGCCAATCTCCACATCTGCGAAAGCCCAGCGTGACACCATTTGCACGGGACTGTCGTAACGTATTAGCTCCTCTACCGCTCCAGCAATCAGTTCGGGGTGAGAACGCAATAGTTTGAGCGCATCGGGATTGCGGAGCAACGCCAGCGTCCCTTTGGCAATCAGGTTAATCGTAGTTTCGTGACCCGCCGTTAGGAGATGGATGCATGTGGCGAGGATCTCTTCGTCGTTGAGTTTATTGCCCTCGTCTTGGGCCTTAGCTAAAGCCGTAATCAGATCTTGACGTGGTTCTTTGTGCCGCTGGGCGATCGCTTTCTTGAAGTATTCAATAAATCCCCAAGTTGCCTGCTCAGCTTGAGCGTAAACCTCTGGTGAAGGAGTCAGGCGTGAGGCGCTGGCATGTTGTAAAGCTAACGCCCATTCACGGAACATTGGGCGATCCTGCGGATCTACACCCAGCAGAGTAGCAATCACCATCACTGGTAAAGGAAAAGCAAAATCCTCAACCAAGTCCATTTCGCCGCGGACTTGAACCCGATCCAGCAGACTATCCGCGATCCCAAAAATAGCTGGACGGATGTTTTCAACCATCCTGGGAGAGAAAACTTTGTTAACTAGCGATCGCAACCGGGTGTGATCGGGTGGATCTCTAAAAACCATCCAGTTGCTAACCATCGACCGAAATCCCTTATAGGCAGCTGGCACTGGTGCGCCTTCGCCGTCCTCTCGAACTCGCGAAGCCTCGCGACCAAATTTAGGACTCTCAAGCACATGCACCACATCTTCATAACGAAACAGATACCAACTACCAGACAACCGCGGGTTTGCGGAGAGTCCCCAATGGACAGGATCTAACTCCCGATAGCGTCGGTAGAATTTGTAGGGGTCTTCAATAACTTCAGGTATAAACGGGTTTAATCTTTCAATTGTAGAAATCGTCATTATTATTAACTTCCAACTAGGCTTTAGTTTTTTCTTGGTGTCTTGGTGTCTTG
It encodes:
- a CDS encoding cytochrome P450 is translated as MIGKDSIPTEKKTCPHLGQEFQPFVQPQLDDPYSFFKRARDEEPIFYSPILNGYVLTRYEDILNVLKDPARFSSADNLKPIVTFTPEVIGVLRQGFPFVADLVNSDGDLHKRLRAPFVKVFAPERLQALEDSIRAIANRLVDSFIKDGQADIVSQFTYPLPLEVILTMYGVPLEIMPNIKKWCLDMTALLSSQLTPEAQLECARSFVAMQHTVAGLIEERRQTPQNDLISNIQDSDLSMNEQVIVLCGLILAGHKTTSHLIASTIKLLLERPELWQAICENQSLIPAAVEEALRYDAPVPAMIRTTTEEVSIAGVTLPQGTQLFLMYGSANRDENQYGNADSFEIERFQQTTANHLAFGHGVHHCIGSNLARREGRIALEVLSSRLPNLRLRSNQQLTHIPALMNRSFKDLYVEWDIT
- a CDS encoding MFS transporter is translated as MLRLSRYQWTVLLIAWLGWGFAMFEALLFNYVAPNCVPTLLGLTIGSPEAKAATLYWTGLLTSILLIGWAVGGVFFGQVADRIGRSKTMAIAILLYAFGNACCAFAPNIWFLMLCRIVASLGIGGEWAAGASMVAEVVPEKSRIEAGAILYTASPAGLFLATYVNYQIAGVLFPDNPETSWRYVLLCGLVPAAVTLLVRVFLKEPERWEKAKSKHRSSGLGELFNRQNLPLTISGLLMALIALLTNWSSNAFIPIVATGLANTAANAQNLDAKATLALVEEWKVLATNSFNWGGLVGTLLTVPAAKYLGRKKMFALYFILSAVSIMVTFGLPLPPQIRLYLYFTIGLSAIGVFGSFTYYLPELFPTRLRATGSGFCYNAGRVIAAAGPFLVGAIASGGANAYNTAVQALFWVGFIPLLGLAFLPWVIETKGGVLVD
- a CDS encoding cytochrome P450 — encoded protein: MTISTIERLNPFIPEVIEDPYKFYRRYRELDPVHWGLSANPRLSGSWYLFRYEDVVHVLESPKFGREASRVREDGEGAPVPAAYKGFRSMVSNWMVFRDPPDHTRLRSLVNKVFSPRMVENIRPAIFGIADSLLDRVQVRGEMDLVEDFAFPLPVMVIATLLGVDPQDRPMFREWALALQHASASRLTPSPEVYAQAEQATWGFIEYFKKAIAQRHKEPRQDLITALAKAQDEGNKLNDEEILATCIHLLTAGHETTINLIAKGTLALLRNPDALKLLRSHPELIAGAVEELIRYDSPVQMVSRWAFADVEIGDKLIRRGDSVGLILGSANRDPARFVNPDVLDIQRQDCKHCGFGSGIHFCLGAALARAEAQIALNVLLNRLPELRLLDEKVEWADNIVFHGPKHLRVAFKEPMAKAS